From one Pirellulales bacterium genomic stretch:
- a CDS encoding glycosyltransferase, producing MVSAPETISTLLGRPLRLALCITELEPGGAERSLVELATRLAPEQVRAAVYVLAGRPPPPRDLLVQRLIDCGIEVHFGNARHAGHLVPTLRWLARAWREARPDIVHSFLFHANLSARFAARRAGVPHVVCGIRVAEHGVAWHRWLDRVTQSRVDAFACVSESVAEFSATITGLPAEKLVVIPNGVDVARLAALPARSAEELGLPHGRRFLAFVGRLDYQKGIDWLIHLAPRLLAALPEHDLCVVGDGPLRAWIEAKVQSSSAHERIHLLGWRSNASDYLALSEVLLLPSAWEGLPNVVLEAMALARPVVAHDVEGVRELLRPFEAHQLVPRKDEESFIHAVVALAQDRQLAAQLGAENQRHAREEFSFERIVGEYLNLYFALLAPRHT from the coding sequence TTGGTCAGCGCTCCCGAAACCATCTCGACTTTGCTCGGACGGCCGCTGCGGTTGGCGCTCTGCATCACCGAGCTCGAGCCCGGCGGAGCCGAACGCTCGTTGGTCGAGTTGGCAACGCGCCTGGCGCCCGAACAGGTGCGCGCGGCGGTCTACGTGTTGGCCGGACGGCCGCCGCCGCCGCGAGATCTACTGGTGCAGCGGCTGATCGATTGCGGCATCGAGGTGCATTTCGGCAACGCCCGTCACGCGGGGCACCTCGTCCCCACGCTGCGCTGGCTGGCTCGCGCTTGGCGCGAGGCTCGGCCCGACATCGTGCACAGTTTCTTGTTCCATGCCAATCTCAGCGCGCGGTTTGCGGCGCGCCGGGCCGGTGTGCCACACGTTGTCTGCGGCATTCGCGTCGCCGAACATGGAGTAGCCTGGCATCGCTGGTTGGACCGGGTCACGCAGAGTCGCGTCGACGCGTTCGCCTGCGTGAGTGAGTCGGTCGCCGAGTTTTCGGCAACCATCACCGGGCTGCCCGCCGAAAAGCTCGTGGTCATTCCCAACGGCGTCGATGTGGCACGCCTGGCCGCACTGCCAGCGCGCTCGGCCGAGGAGCTTGGTTTGCCGCACGGCCGGCGGTTTCTCGCGTTCGTTGGCCGGCTCGACTACCAGAAGGGCATCGACTGGCTCATCCACCTGGCCCCGCGCCTGCTTGCCGCGTTGCCCGAGCATGATTTGTGCGTCGTGGGCGACGGACCACTGCGCGCGTGGATCGAAGCGAAGGTGCAATCCAGCAGTGCTCACGAGCGGATTCATCTCCTGGGTTGGCGCAGCAACGCCAGCGACTATCTGGCACTGTCTGAGGTCCTGCTGTTGCCATCGGCCTGGGAGGGATTGCCCAACGTCGTGCTCGAAGCCATGGCGCTCGCGCGGCCCGTCGTGGCGCATGACGTGGAAGGCGTGCGCGAACTCTTGCGACCCTTCGAGGCGCACCAGTTGGTACCGCGCAAAGATGAAGAATCGTTCATCCACGCGGTGGTTGCCTTGGCGCAAGATCGCCAACTCGCGGCCCAATTGGGCGCCGAGAATCAGCGCCACGCTCGCGAAGAGTTTTCGTTCGAGCGGATCGTTGGCGAGTATTTGAATCTCTATTTCGCGCTCCTCGCACCGCGGCACACGTGA
- a CDS encoding LysM peptidoglycan-binding domain-containing protein: MKNRNDQDQDDERDYADEQDDNEQASPKKKKRRVPVEGATGSWKRYLRAAVGALTLIGGSAGGGGYYYYTQGSKSDNPLQHLKEAQTAVEQGAQKLAAGAPSVQEVLQDPQQAVGQFAENANQAFDNAAAQVQQSAEQAVGDFTQPAQQAVDQFAQDAGQAADQLAQDASQYGQQAVQAADSALAPRASIGSRTNAHEPPFDASQSLPPQESFPAAEPSQMAGAPYGVEPSGQMPATAHDHPAAESPPAASAFPTEAEQPSAFADSGQAAPATEGFTAPPEPSASPFATTPAAEMSPPTADAGELAPAPRSSRRRASVAAAPLAEPEAMTSDTGQFSEPTADLEPRTPPAGDFARPHQRTPQTMSADVEPSVTRSATAGTYTVEPQDNYWVISQKIYGNGAYFKALFEHNRDRYPRANRLRVGDVISTPPAETLAATYPQLMPRELRPAAASRDIRGAPVAVAPTGPRPYVVAEGDTLFDIARNELGDARRWSEIYELNRQTLGNNVDRLQPGTQLTLPGSEGSTVTNRTSRRLR, translated from the coding sequence ATGAAGAATCGTAACGATCAGGATCAGGACGACGAGCGCGACTATGCCGACGAGCAGGACGACAACGAACAAGCGTCACCGAAAAAGAAGAAGCGTCGCGTGCCGGTCGAGGGAGCCACAGGCTCGTGGAAGCGCTATCTTCGCGCGGCCGTCGGAGCGTTGACCTTGATCGGTGGCAGTGCCGGCGGCGGTGGTTACTACTACTACACCCAGGGCAGCAAGTCCGACAATCCGCTCCAGCACTTGAAGGAAGCGCAGACGGCCGTCGAGCAGGGGGCGCAAAAACTGGCCGCGGGAGCGCCCTCGGTCCAAGAGGTCCTGCAAGATCCCCAGCAGGCAGTCGGGCAATTCGCAGAGAATGCCAACCAGGCGTTCGACAACGCGGCTGCCCAAGTGCAGCAATCGGCCGAACAGGCGGTCGGCGACTTCACTCAGCCGGCGCAGCAGGCCGTGGACCAGTTCGCCCAGGACGCCGGTCAGGCCGCCGACCAGCTGGCACAGGATGCCTCGCAATACGGCCAGCAGGCGGTCCAGGCCGCCGACAGTGCGCTTGCGCCTCGCGCCAGCATCGGGTCGCGCACCAATGCCCACGAACCGCCTTTCGACGCTTCGCAATCGCTGCCTCCCCAGGAGTCGTTCCCGGCGGCCGAGCCCTCCCAGATGGCCGGCGCGCCCTATGGAGTGGAGCCCTCCGGCCAGATGCCGGCAACAGCCCACGATCATCCTGCGGCCGAGTCGCCCCCTGCCGCGTCGGCGTTTCCGACGGAAGCCGAGCAGCCTTCGGCCTTTGCCGACAGTGGCCAAGCAGCCCCGGCGACCGAAGGATTCACCGCGCCGCCCGAGCCCAGCGCGTCGCCGTTCGCGACGACGCCTGCTGCCGAGATGTCGCCGCCGACGGCCGATGCGGGCGAATTGGCCCCGGCGCCACGCTCCAGCCGTCGCCGCGCGTCGGTCGCTGCCGCTCCGCTGGCCGAGCCGGAGGCGATGACTTCCGACACGGGCCAGTTCTCCGAACCGACCGCCGATCTCGAACCGCGCACCCCGCCGGCCGGCGATTTTGCCCGGCCGCATCAGCGGACTCCCCAGACCATGTCGGCCGACGTCGAGCCCTCCGTGACTCGCTCGGCGACCGCGGGTACTTACACGGTCGAGCCGCAGGACAACTATTGGGTGATCTCGCAAAAAATCTACGGCAACGGCGCCTACTTCAAGGCCTTGTTCGAGCACAATCGCGACCGCTATCCGCGCGCCAACCGGCTGCGCGTCGGCGACGTCATCTCGACCCCGCCGGCCGAGACGCTCGCCGCGACCTACCCGCAGTTGATGCCGCGTGAACTCCGGCCGGCCGCCGCCAGCCGCGACATTCGCGGTGCGCCCGTCGCCGTGGCACCTACAGGGCCGCGCCCCTATGTCGTCGCCGAGGGCGACACGTTGTTCGACATCGCTCGCAATGAGTTGGGAGATGCTCGGCGCTGGTCCGAGATTTATGAGCTCAACCGTCAGACGCTGGGCAACAACGTGGATCGCCTGCAGCCCGGCACTCAATTGACGCTCCCGGGCAGCGAAGGCTCGACCGTGACGAATCGAACCAGCCGGCGGCTGCGCTAG
- a CDS encoding division/cell wall cluster transcriptional repressor MraZ: MAWTGTYSRSLDDKLRLAIPKPLRDDLKAAQQEVLYAAPGTDGSLALYGEDAFTRLAARLTGASPTAKDVRDFGRMFYARAQRLDIDGQGRIRLPTDLATGAGLSREVVLLGVNDHLELWDRTRWESYLAEKSPLYDQIAEAAFKPAGNLHSNPITPPGED; encoded by the coding sequence ATGGCTTGGACCGGCACCTATTCGCGGTCGCTGGACGACAAGCTGCGGCTGGCCATCCCGAAGCCCCTGCGTGACGATCTCAAGGCTGCCCAACAGGAGGTTCTCTACGCGGCTCCTGGCACCGACGGATCGCTGGCCCTGTACGGCGAGGATGCCTTCACGCGGCTGGCGGCCCGACTCACGGGGGCCTCGCCAACGGCCAAAGACGTGCGCGATTTTGGTCGCATGTTTTACGCCCGAGCCCAGCGATTGGACATCGACGGTCAGGGCCGAATTCGCCTGCCCACCGACCTCGCGACCGGGGCCGGGCTATCGCGCGAGGTCGTCTTGCTGGGCGTCAACGATCATCTGGAGCTTTGGGACCGGACTCGCTGGGAATCCTATCTAGCCGAGAAGAGTCCGTTGTACGACCAGATCGCCGAGGCGGCCTTCAAACCCGCAGGTAACTTGCACTCGAACCCGATCACGCCACCAGGAGAAGACTGA
- the queA gene encoding tRNA preQ1(34) S-adenosylmethionine ribosyltransferase-isomerase QueA: MSELDQYDYELPEALIAQHPLANRADSRLMVVDRRRGRWSHRHIRDLPELLAPGDTLVVNDTKVVPARLLGRRMPTAGRWEGLFLSVDAAGFWRVIGKCRGKLRPGERIQLIDRRGGDDIGLFLVERHDGGVWTARPDSHEDAWTILGRLGRVPLPCYIRGGEMIDADLDRYQTVYAATPGSAAAPTAGLHFTPALLSMLEDIGVERCRVTLHVGLDTFRPIQVDSLAEHMMHTEWGHLDAEATERIRRRRQDGGRVVAVGTTTVRVLETAAASGELRPWTGQTNLFIRPGFRFHVVDALLTNFHLPRSTLLVLVRAFGGDELMRDAYREAVREQYRFYSYGDAMLIV, from the coding sequence ATGTCGGAACTCGATCAATACGACTACGAACTTCCCGAGGCTTTGATTGCCCAGCACCCGCTGGCCAATCGCGCCGACAGCCGGTTGATGGTGGTCGACCGCCGGCGAGGCCGCTGGAGTCATCGGCACATTCGCGACCTGCCCGAGCTGCTCGCGCCCGGCGACACGCTCGTCGTCAACGACACCAAAGTAGTGCCGGCGCGGCTGCTGGGGCGCCGGATGCCCACGGCAGGACGTTGGGAAGGCCTGTTCCTGTCCGTCGACGCGGCAGGCTTTTGGCGCGTTATCGGCAAGTGCCGGGGAAAACTGCGGCCGGGCGAACGGATTCAACTGATCGACCGCCGCGGAGGCGACGACATCGGCCTGTTCTTGGTCGAGCGGCACGACGGCGGCGTCTGGACGGCGCGCCCCGATTCGCATGAAGACGCTTGGACCATTCTGGGCCGTCTGGGGCGCGTGCCGCTGCCCTGCTATATCCGCGGCGGGGAAATGATCGACGCCGACCTGGATCGCTATCAGACGGTCTATGCGGCAACCCCCGGTTCGGCCGCCGCGCCGACCGCCGGACTGCACTTCACGCCGGCCCTGCTCAGCATGCTCGAGGACATCGGCGTCGAGCGCTGTCGCGTGACGCTGCACGTGGGCCTCGATACGTTTCGGCCAATTCAGGTCGACTCGCTCGCCGAACACATGATGCACACCGAATGGGGACACCTCGACGCGGAGGCCACCGAACGCATTCGCCGGCGCCGGCAAGACGGCGGGCGCGTCGTGGCCGTGGGCACGACGACCGTTCGCGTGCTCGAAACGGCCGCGGCCAGCGGCGAGCTGCGCCCCTGGACCGGGCAGACGAACCTGTTCATTCGCCCCGGTTTTCGCTTCCACGTAGTCGACGCGCTGCTGACCAACTTCCACCTGCCGCGATCCACCTTGCTGGTGCTGGTGCGGGCCTTTGGCGGCGACGAACTGATGCGGGACGCCTATCGCGAGGCGGTGCGCGAACAATATCGCTTCTACAGCTACGGCGACGCGATGCTGATCGTCTGA
- the rsmH gene encoding 16S rRNA (cytosine(1402)-N(4))-methyltransferase RsmH, whose protein sequence is MLLAEVLAGLEPQPGQTIVDGTAGGGGHARALADRVTPTGQVLALDRDPAAIAALLASELPANLKPVVGSYVDLPEILAAEGLTAVDAILLDLGLSSDQLADPQRGFSFQTGGPLDMRFDPTQGEPAWRLLSRLSEKTLADLIYAYGEERHSRRIARRIVESRRRDPIDTSEKLATLVRAAVPRGREKIDPATRTFQALRIAVNDELRGLDIALRRLPDCLRPGGRLAIISFHSLEDRRVKEAFRNDPRLEVITKRPDRATDEEATANPRARSARLRVARRRTAV, encoded by the coding sequence GTGCTGTTGGCAGAGGTCCTTGCCGGCCTGGAACCGCAGCCTGGCCAGACGATCGTCGATGGGACGGCAGGCGGTGGGGGGCACGCCCGGGCCCTGGCCGACCGGGTTACCCCTACGGGCCAGGTCTTGGCGCTCGATCGCGACCCGGCTGCTATCGCGGCGCTGCTGGCAAGCGAGTTACCGGCCAACCTGAAGCCGGTCGTGGGCAGCTATGTCGACTTGCCCGAGATCTTGGCAGCCGAAGGCCTGACTGCCGTTGACGCCATCCTCCTGGATTTGGGACTCTCCAGCGATCAATTGGCCGATCCGCAGCGCGGATTCAGCTTTCAGACCGGCGGGCCGCTCGACATGCGCTTCGATCCAACCCAGGGCGAACCGGCCTGGCGTCTGCTCTCGCGTTTGAGCGAGAAGACGCTGGCTGACCTGATTTACGCCTACGGCGAAGAGCGCCACAGCCGGCGGATCGCGCGGCGCATCGTCGAGTCGCGCCGCCGCGATCCGATCGACACGTCCGAGAAGCTGGCCACCCTGGTGCGAGCCGCCGTGCCGCGCGGCCGCGAGAAAATCGACCCGGCCACGCGGACCTTTCAAGCACTGCGGATCGCGGTGAACGACGAGTTGCGCGGTCTGGACATCGCGCTGCGGCGGTTGCCCGACTGCCTGCGACCCGGCGGACGGCTGGCGATCATCAGCTTTCATTCGCTCGAGGATCGGCGCGTGAAAGAGGCGTTCCGCAACGACCCGCGTCTGGAAGTGATCACGAAGCGACCGGACCGCGCCACGGACGAGGAAGCGACGGCGAATCCTCGTGCGCGCAGCGCGCGGTTGCGCGTCGCCCGGCGCCGTACTGCCGTCTGA